One genomic region from Jilunia laotingensis encodes:
- a CDS encoding porin family protein, translating to MKRETDEITGLFRSRLGNAEMTVRDGFWEELNKDVAIRSHRRRVAFFRVAAAASVLLVLAASSATIWFISPKEEIEQAFTQLAVTGVGDLDGDHVNQSFSPVQPQPMQQKSAPNVYGTLAQSHEGEEDDSVTVTMSFSFSVSAETIQEGANMIDNGKKVWKAGTGNENFEFEESDQPVFYGTQNSTTGIVKKYHGLALKAGVGTALPAANGRCKMPVMAGLTLEKRFNKYLGIETGLAYTNLRSEGKGLHYLGIPVKMNVYLAEAPKLDLYASLGGIADKCIAGAAENDFKNEPVQLAVIAGLGVNYKINDRIALFAEPGVSHHFKTDSKLETVRTKRPTNFNLICGLRMTY from the coding sequence ATGAAGAGAGAAACTGATGAAATAACCGGCCTGTTCCGTTCGCGACTCGGCAATGCCGAAATGACGGTAAGGGACGGATTCTGGGAAGAATTAAACAAAGATGTGGCGATTCGAAGTCATCGTCGTCGTGTTGCATTTTTCCGGGTAGCTGCCGCTGCCTCTGTCTTGTTGGTCTTGGCGGCATCGTCTGCTACCATTTGGTTTATTTCACCAAAAGAAGAAATAGAGCAGGCATTTACGCAACTTGCTGTTACTGGTGTAGGTGATTTGGATGGTGACCATGTAAACCAATCTTTTTCACCTGTGCAACCCCAGCCCATGCAACAGAAATCTGCGCCTAACGTATATGGCACATTGGCTCAAAGTCACGAAGGAGAAGAGGATGATTCGGTCACAGTCACCATGTCATTCAGTTTTTCTGTTTCTGCTGAGACTATACAAGAAGGAGCAAATATGATCGATAACGGGAAAAAAGTGTGGAAAGCTGGGACAGGCAATGAGAATTTTGAGTTTGAGGAGAGTGATCAGCCGGTCTTTTATGGCACACAGAATTCAACTACAGGGATTGTGAAAAAGTATCATGGGCTAGCTTTAAAAGCCGGAGTAGGGACGGCACTTCCGGCAGCAAACGGAAGGTGTAAAATGCCGGTTATGGCAGGTTTGACGTTGGAGAAAAGGTTTAATAAATATTTAGGGATAGAAACCGGATTGGCATATACGAACTTGAGATCGGAAGGAAAAGGTCTTCATTATCTTGGAATTCCGGTGAAGATGAATGTATATTTGGCAGAAGCGCCTAAGTTGGATTTATATGCTTCATTGGGAGGTATAGCCGATAAATGTATAGCCGGTGCTGCGGAAAATGATTTTAAAAATGAACCTGTACAATTGGCTGTGATTGCCGGATTGGGAGTGAACTACAAAATAAACGATCGGATTGCACTTTTTGCCGAACCGGGTGTTTCGCATCATTTCAAGACCGATTCCAAACTTGAGACGGTGCGTACGAAACGACCGACGAATTTTAATCTGATCTGCGGACTCCGCATGACTTATTAA
- a CDS encoding DUF4943 domain-containing protein produces the protein MRKTWIMLLVLFTVIVFTGCSEETLDYDHPDVDLFVKQLKAGNYNAKDEKGVIGVPHFSEEDIPELFNYAEDLTIIPSFPSVYNSNSGKIRLGECILWVIESIRLGIPASMGCNMVEANAENYEAIYFLSDEEVLDAAARYRRWWENRHYPRTAWTIDPCYDEPLCGSGYRWW, from the coding sequence ATGAGAAAGACATGGATTATGTTACTGGTTTTATTTACTGTGATCGTATTTACAGGATGCAGTGAAGAAACGCTTGATTACGATCATCCGGATGTTGATCTTTTTGTGAAACAATTGAAAGCCGGAAACTATAATGCGAAAGATGAGAAGGGAGTGATAGGAGTACCTCATTTTTCGGAGGAAGATATTCCCGAATTGTTTAATTATGCCGAAGATTTGACTATTATTCCTTCATTTCCATCGGTTTACAATAGTAATAGTGGTAAGATACGCCTTGGTGAATGTATTTTGTGGGTAATTGAAAGTATACGGTTAGGAATTCCTGCCTCAATGGGCTGCAATATGGTCGAGGCTAATGCCGAAAACTATGAAGCTATTTATTTCCTCTCAGATGAGGAAGTATTGGATGCAGCTGCCCGTTATCGCCGTTGGTGGGAGAACAGGCATTATCCGCGCACAGCTTGGACGATCGATCCTTGTTATGACGAACCTCTTTGCGGTAGCGGTTACCGTTGGTGGTAG
- a CDS encoding DUF4858 domain-containing protein, with product MTKRFILFLSVCLVTSLIHAQEWTKKDSLNLHDLLHGNGEIKLNPEAVKQIDFDSGILGAPQISTDKNWMLPDETLPSALPDQPSLEMRQLLTLYPYKPTTPYNWDPVYRKKIKVGKDTWRGDPYYKLKTLFIYTNWAKTPLDAGERASIEQIEATGLRYNPLAGRVNNAMVGAWEGVGSSGIGGLDFNSIFTRRFWDRKGNIRRARTLEILKSYGDSTTVNVSAPVLQPITR from the coding sequence ATGACGAAGCGTTTTATATTGTTTCTATCGGTTTGTTTGGTGACTTCACTGATTCATGCCCAGGAGTGGACGAAGAAGGATTCATTGAATCTTCATGATCTGCTGCATGGAAACGGAGAGATCAAATTGAATCCGGAGGCTGTGAAACAAATCGACTTTGATTCTGGAATATTAGGCGCTCCTCAAATTTCTACGGATAAAAACTGGATGTTACCGGATGAGACATTGCCTTCTGCATTACCTGATCAACCGTCATTGGAGATGAGGCAACTTCTTACGCTTTATCCTTATAAACCGACTACACCTTATAATTGGGACCCGGTATATAGAAAAAAGATAAAGGTGGGGAAAGATACTTGGCGGGGGGATCCTTATTATAAGTTGAAAACTCTATTTATATATACAAATTGGGCAAAGACGCCTCTTGACGCAGGAGAACGTGCGTCGATAGAACAGATCGAGGCTACGGGATTACGCTATAATCCATTGGCAGGAAGGGTAAATAATGCTATGGTGGGTGCTTGGGAAGGTGTCGGCAGTAGTGGTATTGGTGGTCTTGATTTCAATAGTATTTTTACAAGAAGGTTTTGGGACAGAAAGGGAAATATCCGTCGTGCCCGAACTTTGGAGATTCTTAAATCATATGGAGATTCTACAACAGTAAATGTTTCAGCTCCTGTGTTACAGCCCATCACTCGTTGA
- a CDS encoding NAD(P)H-dependent flavin oxidoreductase: MNRISTLLGIRYPIIQGGMVWCSGWRLASAVSNSGGLGLIGAGSMHLEVLRQHIRKCKAATDNPFGVNIPLMYPQIEEVMNIVVEEGVKIVFTSAGNPKTWTGWLKERGITVVHVVSSSKFAVKCEEAGVDAVVAEGFEAGGHNGREETTTFCLIPAVRRATNLPLIAAGGIATGEGILAAMVLGAEGVQIGTRFALTYESSASDVFKEYCLRLNEGDTKLLLKKLAPTRLVTNSFRDAVEAAEGRGASADELRELLGKGRAKKGIFEGDLEEGELEIGQVAALFRQQQSVSEVMKELVEGYERGIKNLEERM; this comes from the coding sequence ATGAATCGAATTTCTACTCTTTTAGGTATTCGTTATCCTATTATTCAGGGAGGTATGGTTTGGTGCAGCGGTTGGCGTTTGGCATCTGCAGTAAGTAATTCAGGCGGACTCGGGTTGATTGGTGCGGGATCTATGCATCTGGAGGTTCTCCGTCAACATATTCGTAAGTGTAAAGCTGCTACTGATAACCCCTTTGGAGTGAATATTCCTTTGATGTATCCTCAAATTGAGGAGGTTATGAATATCGTTGTTGAAGAGGGAGTCAAAATTGTCTTTACTTCCGCTGGAAATCCTAAAACATGGACAGGATGGCTTAAGGAACGAGGGATTACAGTGGTGCATGTCGTATCTTCTTCGAAGTTTGCTGTAAAATGTGAAGAAGCCGGTGTAGATGCTGTGGTTGCCGAAGGTTTTGAAGCCGGTGGTCATAACGGGCGGGAAGAAACGACTACGTTTTGTCTGATTCCGGCAGTTCGCCGAGCAACAAATCTCCCTTTGATTGCCGCTGGAGGTATTGCTACGGGTGAAGGTATCTTGGCAGCTATGGTCTTAGGTGCAGAAGGGGTACAGATAGGAACCCGTTTCGCATTGACTTATGAAAGTTCCGCCAGCGATGTATTCAAAGAGTATTGTTTGCGGTTGAATGAAGGGGATACTAAACTATTACTTAAAAAATTGGCTCCTACACGTCTTGTGACGAATAGTTTCCGGGATGCTGTGGAAGCAGCGGAAGGGCGTGGAGCATCTGCCGACGAATTGCGTGAACTTTTAGGAAAAGGCAGGGCTAAAAAAGGTATTTTTGAAGGTGATCTTGAAGAAGGAGAACTGGAGATAGGTCAAGTTGCCGCATTGTTCCGCCAACAACAGTCAGTTTCGGAAGTAATGAAAGAATTGGTCGAGGGATATGAGAGAGGAATTAAGAATTTGGAAGAAAGAATGTAG
- the ald gene encoding alanine dehydrogenase — protein sequence MIIGVPKEIKNNENRVGMTPSGVAEVVKRGHTVYLQHTAGLNSGFPDEAYTAVGAKILPTMEDVYATAEMIVKVKEPIKPEYKLIRKGQLLFTYFHFASDKELTLAMIENGSICLAYETVEKPDHSLPLLIPMSEVAGRMATQEGARFLEKPQGGKGILLGGVPGVKPARVLILGGGIVGSNAAQMAAGMGADVTIADINLARLRYLNEVLPKNVKTLYASELRLKMELPTADLIIGSVLIPGDKAPHLITRDMLKMMQPGTVLVDVAIDQGGCFETSHPTTHSEPTYVVDGIVHYAVANIPGAVPYTSTLALTNATLPYVIALANKGWEKACKEDHALELGLNVVEGKVVYKAVADVFGLKYEPLKL from the coding sequence ATGATTATCGGAGTACCAAAGGAAATCAAAAACAACGAGAACCGGGTGGGTATGACCCCCTCCGGAGTTGCCGAAGTAGTAAAGCGCGGACATACTGTATATTTACAGCATACTGCAGGTCTCAATAGTGGATTCCCGGACGAAGCCTATACAGCTGTAGGTGCCAAGATTCTCCCTACCATGGAAGATGTTTACGCCACCGCAGAAATGATAGTGAAGGTAAAAGAGCCCATAAAACCGGAATACAAACTCATTCGCAAAGGACAGTTACTATTTACTTATTTCCACTTTGCCTCCGATAAAGAACTGACCCTTGCCATGATTGAAAACGGTTCCATTTGTCTGGCTTATGAAACGGTAGAGAAGCCTGATCACTCCCTGCCGCTACTTATACCAATGAGTGAAGTAGCAGGACGCATGGCCACTCAAGAAGGTGCCCGTTTCCTTGAAAAGCCACAAGGTGGCAAAGGTATCTTGCTCGGTGGTGTACCGGGTGTGAAACCGGCAAGAGTATTGATTCTGGGGGGCGGCATTGTAGGAAGCAATGCGGCACAGATGGCTGCCGGAATGGGGGCGGATGTAACCATAGCTGATATCAATCTGGCACGTCTCCGCTATCTGAATGAAGTACTTCCTAAAAATGTAAAAACCCTCTATGCTTCAGAATTACGTCTTAAAATGGAACTTCCTACCGCTGATCTGATCATCGGTTCGGTACTTATCCCCGGTGATAAAGCACCTCATCTGATTACCCGTGACATGTTGAAAATGATGCAACCCGGAACGGTACTTGTCGATGTAGCCATCGACCAGGGAGGATGCTTTGAAACGTCACACCCCACTACCCACAGTGAACCTACTTATGTTGTGGATGGAATCGTGCATTATGCCGTAGCTAACATTCCGGGAGCTGTGCCTTACACATCTACACTGGCATTGACCAATGCAACTTTACCCTATGTCATAGCCCTTGCCAACAAAGGATGGGAAAAGGCTTGCAAAGAGGATCACGCCCTCGAACTGGGACTGAATGTTGTAGAAGGCAAAGTTGTTTACAAAGCTGTCGCTGATGTATTCGGACTGAAATATGAACCGCTTAAATTATAA
- a CDS encoding M23 family metallopeptidase — protein sequence MKRYITALLLACSMQAFTQNQTQATFIPPFDFPLTLSGNFGEIRANHFHGGLDFKTGGVIGKPVRALADGYISRIRVTNGSGYVLDVTYDNGYFTINRHLSGFLGAIAKRVEELQYKEESYEVEIIPEPGEYPVKAGQQIAWSGNTGYSFGPHLHLDVFETATGDYIDPMPFFLTRIKDNTAPKAESIMLFPQSGKGVVEGSQDRQAFQPNHPRPIEAWGVIGSGIKAYDYMDGVHNRYGVHTVILTVDGEEVFRSTVDRFSQEENRMINSWTYGQYMKSFIEPGNALRLLKASNNNRGLVTVDEEREYHFVYTLKDAFGNTSHARFTVQGKKQPVETLHHRDKYFFAWNKTNILQEPGLSLIIPKGMLYDDIALNYQMKADSGAVSFTYQLNDERVPLHGGCELRIGLRRKPVADSTKYYVARVTPKGLYGVGGKYENGFMKTHIRELATYTVAVDTVPPVITPISPKNWGRTGKIVYSIKDKATGICSYRGTIDGKYALFGRPNMTRTQYICELDPKYVKKGGKHVVEMVATDDCGNETVVRDTFVW from the coding sequence ATGAAACGATATATCACCGCTTTGTTACTTGCCTGTAGTATGCAAGCTTTTACTCAGAATCAAACGCAGGCTACTTTTATTCCGCCTTTCGACTTTCCTCTGACATTGAGTGGCAATTTCGGGGAAATACGAGCCAATCATTTTCATGGAGGGCTTGATTTTAAAACGGGAGGGGTAATCGGAAAACCTGTCCGTGCCCTTGCCGATGGGTATATCTCCCGCATTCGTGTCACCAATGGCTCCGGCTATGTACTCGATGTTACTTATGATAATGGATATTTCACTATAAACCGCCACCTCAGCGGTTTCTTGGGAGCTATTGCGAAACGGGTGGAAGAATTGCAGTATAAAGAAGAAAGCTATGAGGTGGAAATAATTCCCGAGCCGGGTGAGTATCCTGTGAAGGCTGGTCAGCAGATCGCATGGAGTGGAAATACCGGATATTCGTTTGGACCGCACTTGCATTTGGATGTGTTTGAAACGGCTACCGGAGATTATATCGATCCGATGCCTTTTTTTCTGACGCGCATTAAAGATAACACTGCACCGAAAGCTGAAAGCATCATGTTATTTCCACAGTCCGGTAAAGGTGTAGTGGAGGGGAGTCAGGATCGTCAAGCCTTTCAACCGAACCATCCGCGTCCGATAGAGGCTTGGGGGGTAATTGGTTCCGGCATCAAAGCATATGATTACATGGATGGCGTACACAATCGTTACGGTGTGCATACGGTTATTCTCACCGTAGATGGGGAAGAGGTGTTCCGTAGCACGGTGGATCGTTTTTCGCAAGAAGAAAACCGCATGATAAACTCTTGGACGTACGGGCAATATATGAAATCGTTTATCGAACCGGGCAATGCGTTGCGGCTCTTAAAGGCTTCTAATAATAATCGGGGATTGGTCACGGTCGATGAGGAGAGGGAGTATCATTTCGTGTATACGCTGAAAGATGCGTTCGGAAATACTTCTCATGCCCGTTTTACGGTACAAGGTAAAAAACAACCGGTTGAAACGCTGCATCATCGTGATAAATATTTCTTTGCTTGGAATAAGACGAATATTCTGCAGGAACCGGGACTGTCTTTGATTATACCCAAAGGGATGCTATATGATGACATTGCTTTGAACTATCAGATGAAGGCAGATAGCGGTGCTGTTTCTTTTACGTATCAGTTGAATGATGAACGGGTACCTTTGCATGGCGGTTGCGAACTGCGTATCGGGCTTCGTCGTAAACCGGTAGCTGACAGTACAAAATATTACGTGGCACGTGTCACCCCGAAAGGTTTATACGGAGTCGGTGGAAAATATGAAAACGGTTTTATGAAAACTCATATCCGTGAACTGGCTACTTATACGGTGGCAGTCGATACGGTTCCTCCTGTCATTACTCCGATAAGTCCCAAAAACTGGGGACGTACAGGGAAAATAGTTTATTCTATTAAAGATAAGGCGACCGGTATCTGTTCCTATCGAGGGACGATTGATGGGAAATATGCCTTGTTCGGCAGACCGAACATGACCCGTACACAGTATATTTGTGAACTTGACCCGAAGTATGTGAAAAAAGGTGGTAAACATGTCGTGGAGATGGTGGCTACGGATGATTGCGGCAATGAAACTGTGGTGCGAGACACTTTTGTATGGTAA
- a CDS encoding C69 family dipeptidase → MNKKLILCAAFLLAAVADTFACTNLIVGKNASADGSTIVSYSADSYGLFGELYHYPAATYKKGTMLDVYEWDTGKYLGKIAQARQTYNVIGNMNEYQVTIGETTFGGRPELADSTGIIDYGSLIYIGLQRSRTAREAIKIMTDLVQEYGYYSEGESFTLADPNEVWIMEMIGKGPGVRGAVWVAVRVPDDCISAHANQARIHQFDMNDKENCMYSPDVISFAREKGYFNGVNKDFSFAKAYAPLDFGARRYCEARVWSYFNMFTDKGNAYLPYIQGETDEPMPLFIKPSRKISVQDVQNAMRDHYEGTPLDITNDFGAGPYKTPYRLSPLEFEVDGQKYFNERPISTQQSGFVFVAQMRASMPDPVGGVLWFGTDDANMTVFTPVYCCTDKVPVCYSRVGGADYITFSWDSSFWIFNWVSNMVYPRYDLMIGDIRDTQKELEGTFHNAQAGIEDMATRLYQKDPAEAKAFLTNYTNITAQSTFDTWKRLGEFIIVKYADGVIRKMKDGKFERNSIGQPAGVVRPGYPKEFLDEYVKQTGERYKMK, encoded by the coding sequence ATGAACAAGAAACTGATTCTTTGTGCTGCCTTTCTTTTGGCGGCTGTGGCGGATACTTTCGCCTGTACTAATCTTATTGTCGGGAAGAATGCATCTGCCGATGGTTCGACTATCGTTTCCTATTCTGCCGATTCCTACGGACTCTTCGGTGAACTGTATCACTATCCGGCAGCTACTTACAAAAAGGGGACTATGCTAGATGTTTACGAGTGGGATACCGGTAAGTATCTAGGTAAGATTGCTCAAGCTCGTCAGACATACAATGTGATTGGCAATATGAATGAGTATCAGGTCACTATTGGGGAAACTACTTTTGGAGGACGTCCCGAATTGGCGGATTCTACCGGAATAATCGATTATGGAAGTCTGATATATATCGGTCTGCAGCGTTCGCGTACAGCTCGTGAGGCTATCAAGATCATGACCGATCTTGTACAGGAGTATGGCTATTATAGCGAAGGAGAATCATTCACGCTTGCCGATCCCAACGAAGTCTGGATTATGGAGATGATTGGTAAAGGTCCCGGTGTCCGCGGTGCAGTATGGGTTGCAGTTCGTGTGCCCGATGATTGTATTTCGGCTCATGCCAACCAGGCACGTATCCATCAGTTCGATATGAATGATAAGGAAAACTGTATGTACTCACCGGATGTGATCTCTTTTGCTCGTGAAAAGGGATACTTCAATGGTGTAAACAAGGATTTCAGTTTTGCAAAGGCATATGCTCCGCTTGATTTCGGTGCGCGGCGTTATTGCGAAGCCCGCGTTTGGAGTTATTTCAATATGTTTACCGATAAAGGAAATGCTTACCTTCCTTATATTCAGGGGGAAACAGACGAACCGATGCCGTTGTTCATCAAGCCTTCCCGTAAGATTTCGGTACAAGATGTACAGAACGCTATGCGTGATCATTATGAAGGAACACCGCTGGATATCACTAATGATTTCGGTGCCGGTCCTTACAAGACTCCTTATCGTCTTTCTCCGCTTGAATTTGAAGTAGATGGTCAAAAATACTTCAATGAACGTCCTATTTCAACTCAACAATCCGGTTTTGTATTTGTTGCACAGATGCGTGCCAGTATGCCTGATCCTGTGGGCGGTGTACTCTGGTTTGGTACGGATGATGCCAATATGACTGTTTTCACTCCGGTATATTGTTGTACGGATAAGGTTCCTGTGTGTTACAGCCGTGTCGGAGGTGCCGATTATATCACCTTCTCTTGGGATTCCTCTTTCTGGATTTTCAATTGGGTGTCTAATATGGTGTATCCGCGTTATGACCTGATGATCGGTGATATCCGTGACACTCAGAAAGAATTGGAAGGCACTTTCCACAACGCACAGGCTGGTATTGAGGACATGGCTACCCGGCTTTATCAGAAAGACCCCGCTGAAGCTAAAGCTTTTCTTACGAATTATACGAATATCACAGCGCAGAGTACTTTCGATACTTGGAAACGTTTGGGTGAATTCATCATTGTGAAATATGCCGACGGGGTGATCCGTAAGATGAAAGACGGTAAGTTTGAGCGTAATTCCATCGGTCAGCCTGCCGGAGTGGTTCGTCCGGGCTACCCGAAAGAGTTCCTTGACGAGTATGTGAAGCAGACGGGAGAAAGATACAAAATGAAGTGA
- a CDS encoding phospho-sugar mutase: protein MDNQDLIKQVTEKAEKWLTPAYDAETQAEVKRMLANEDKTDLIEAFYKDLEFGTGGLRGIMGVGTNRMNIYTVGAATQGLSNYLNKNFKDLPQISVVVGYDCRNNSDLFAKISADIFSANGIKVYLFEDMRPTPEMSFAIRYLGCQSGIILTASHNPKEYNGYKAYWDDGAQVLAPHDKGIIDEVNKITSAADIKFQGNPALIQVVGEDIDKPYLEKVKTVSIDPEAIAHQKDMKIVYTPIHGTGMMLIPRALKMWGFENVYTVPEQMIKDGNFPTVVSPNPENAEALTMAVDLAKKIDADLVMASDPDADRVGIACKDDKGEWVLINGNQTCLMYLYYIITQYKKLGKMTGKEFVVKTIVTTELIKKIADKNGIEMMDCYTGFKWIAREIRLNEGKKVYIGGGEESYGFLAEDFVRDKDAVSACCLIAEVAAWAKDNGKTLYELLLDIYVEYGFSKEKGISVVKPGKSGADEIKQMMVDFRNNPPRELAGSKVILWKDFQTLKQMDATGRVTEIDMPDKSNVLQYFTEDGSKVSIRPSGTEPKIKFYIEVKGEMGCRNCFASADAEADEKIKAIMKSLGI, encoded by the coding sequence ATGGATAATCAAGACTTGATCAAACAGGTGACTGAGAAGGCCGAAAAGTGGCTTACCCCGGCATATGATGCCGAAACTCAGGCTGAAGTGAAACGCATGTTGGCAAATGAGGATAAGACAGATTTGATAGAAGCATTCTATAAAGATCTGGAGTTCGGTACAGGCGGTTTGCGCGGTATTATGGGCGTGGGTACAAACCGGATGAATATCTATACGGTAGGTGCTGCGACTCAAGGCTTGTCTAATTACCTGAATAAGAATTTCAAAGATCTTCCTCAGATTTCAGTAGTCGTAGGGTATGACTGCCGTAACAACAGTGATCTTTTTGCCAAGATATCTGCTGACATCTTCTCTGCAAACGGTATTAAGGTATATCTTTTTGAAGATATGCGTCCGACACCGGAAATGTCTTTTGCCATCCGCTATTTGGGCTGCCAGAGCGGTATTATCCTGACTGCATCTCATAATCCGAAGGAATACAACGGCTACAAGGCTTATTGGGATGATGGTGCGCAGGTACTGGCTCCGCATGATAAAGGGATCATTGACGAAGTAAACAAGATTACTTCTGCAGCCGATATTAAATTCCAAGGCAATCCTGCTCTGATCCAAGTAGTGGGTGAAGATATCGACAAGCCTTATTTGGAGAAAGTGAAAACTGTTTCTATCGATCCGGAAGCGATCGCTCACCAGAAAGATATGAAGATTGTTTATACTCCGATTCATGGTACAGGTATGATGCTTATCCCACGCGCTTTGAAGATGTGGGGATTTGAGAATGTATATACCGTGCCCGAACAGATGATAAAAGACGGTAACTTCCCGACAGTCGTATCTCCGAATCCGGAAAATGCCGAGGCGTTGACGATGGCTGTCGATCTGGCCAAAAAGATCGATGCCGATCTGGTAATGGCAAGTGATCCGGATGCTGACCGGGTAGGCATCGCTTGCAAGGATGACAAGGGCGAATGGGTGCTGATCAACGGTAATCAGACTTGCTTGATGTATCTTTATTACATCATCACTCAGTATAAGAAACTGGGCAAGATGACGGGAAAAGAATTTGTTGTGAAGACCATCGTTACCACGGAATTGATTAAGAAGATTGCCGATAAGAACGGTATCGAGATGATGGATTGCTACACGGGCTTCAAATGGATTGCTCGCGAGATTCGTCTGAACGAAGGCAAGAAAGTCTATATCGGTGGTGGCGAAGAGAGCTACGGCTTCCTGGCCGAAGATTTCGTGCGCGACAAAGATGCTGTTTCCGCTTGCTGTCTGATTGCTGAAGTAGCTGCATGGGCTAAGGATAATGGTAAGACGTTGTACGAACTCTTGTTGGATATTTATGTAGAATACGGCTTCTCTAAAGAGAAAGGGATCAGCGTAGTGAAACCGGGTAAGAGTGGCGCGGACGAAATCAAACAGATGATGGTTGATTTCCGTAACAATCCACCGCGCGAACTGGCGGGCTCTAAAGTTATTCTGTGGAAAGACTTCCAGACTTTGAAACAGATGGATGCTACCGGACGTGTGACGGAGATAGATATGCCTGATAAATCTAACGTTCTTCAGTATTTCACCGAAGACGGTAGCAAGGTTTCCATTCGTCCGTCGGGAACAGAGCCGAAAATCAAATTCTACATCGAAGTAAAAGGTGAAATGGGCTGCCGCAATTGCTTTGCCAGTGCCGATGCCGAAGCCGATGAAAAGATCAAGGCCATAATGAAATCTTTGGGCATCTGA
- a CDS encoding histidine decarboxylase, pyruvoyl type produces MKDLIAGIKYDASKVISQAVGPSKEFCMGYMNPGAHDGQGYISTLKLSVGTVDVKGLDEVTESILAYERCGKSDAYCGQVNMQNTSSAFCGLNGAIWGLDLGVHEDILSGKIAPMYKQPMEGGKEIPVYNARPLLDATERLFGKEKQRRFPPMPGSYIVCAGQDVMAHGPQWVWGCVGVAVPKNRDQAACLFVEDANVYGDDSTTESEMIGYLEGTLRRVTESIALCAEDQGIEYECIYAGYKYVFVEPDQVGCAMTTIPAVYLAQNAVPQGMDAAALYKMPLTEWEKKLGLEELTFEE; encoded by the coding sequence ATGAAAGATCTGATAGCCGGCATCAAGTATGATGCCTCGAAAGTAATTAGTCAGGCCGTTGGGCCAAGTAAGGAATTTTGCATGGGCTATATGAATCCGGGCGCTCATGACGGTCAAGGATATATTTCTACGCTGAAACTTTCTGTCGGTACTGTCGATGTGAAAGGACTGGATGAAGTCACTGAAAGTATTCTGGCTTATGAACGTTGCGGAAAGAGTGATGCCTATTGCGGACAAGTAAACATGCAGAACACTTCCTCTGCTTTTTGCGGATTGAATGGTGCCATCTGGGGACTCGACCTCGGTGTACACGAAGATATCCTATCCGGTAAAATAGCTCCTATGTACAAGCAACCTATGGAAGGTGGCAAGGAGATTCCTGTTTATAATGCACGTCCTTTGTTGGATGCTACCGAACGCCTTTTCGGAAAAGAGAAACAACGTCGATTCCCGCCTATGCCTGGCTCATATATTGTTTGTGCCGGACAGGATGTCATGGCTCACGGACCGCAATGGGTATGGGGCTGTGTAGGGGTAGCTGTTCCGAAGAATCGTGATCAAGCTGCCTGTCTGTTTGTAGAAGATGCGAATGTTTATGGCGATGATTCGACTACCGAAAGTGAGATGATCGGGTATTTGGAAGGTACTCTTCGCAGGGTAACTGAAAGTATTGCACTTTGTGCGGAAGATCAAGGCATAGAATACGAGTGTATTTATGCCGGATATAAATATGTATTTGTAGAACCCGATCAGGTAGGTTGTGCGATGACCACCATACCTGCCGTCTATCTGGCTCAAAATGCAGTACCACAGGGAATGGACGCGGCAGCACTTTATAAAATGCCTCTTACTGAGTGGGAGAAAAAATTAGGTTTGGAAGAACTCACTTTCGAGGAGTAA